Genomic DNA from Nocardioides aquaticus:
TACTCCTCGCAGGTCTCGTTGTACGTGGGGGCGCAGTCGAGAGACATCAGCTCGGCGGCCACCGGCGGCCAGTTCACCTCGCAACAGATCGCCTCCTACGCCGAGATCGCTGCGCAGACCAGCACGGCCGAACAGGTCGCCGACGCCCTAGGCGGCCAGGTGGACGCCGAGACGATCGCCCGCGAGGTCGAGGCCACCGTCTCGCCCGAGACCACCAACCTCGTGCTGACCGTGACGGACCCGGACCCGACGCAGGCGCGGGACATCGCGGCCGCCTACGGCACCGTCGTCAGCAACCAGGTCGAGGCCCTCGAGACGCCCGTCGGCAGGGACACTCCGATCGTCGCGGTCACGGTCACGCAGTCCGCCGACGTGAATACGACCCCCGTCAGCCCGAACATCGTGCGGAACCTCGGGCTCGGCGCGGTGCTCGGCCTCCTGCTGGGAATCGGGCTTGCGGTCCTCCGGGATCTCCTGGACACCTCGGTGTCCTCGGTGGAGGACGTGCAGCAGGTGACCGCGGCGCCGATCCTGGGCCACATCAACTCCGACGCGGCGGCGGTGAAGAAGGACCCCGAGGTGGCGTTGCGTGAACCGACACCTTGGGCCGAGGCTTTCCGGGTGCTGCGGACGAACATGCAGTTCGTCGAGGTCGACCACGACAAGCGGATGTTCGTGATCTCCAGCCCGCTTCCGGGGGAGGGCAAGTCGACCACCACGGTCAACCTGGCGATCACCTTGGCCGCGGCGGGGCAGAGCGTCGCCCTGGTCGACTGCGACCTGCGTCGGCCCATGCTGGCCACCCGGCTCGGGGTCGATGGTGCGGTCGGCACCACCAGCGTGCTGATCGGACAGGTCAAGCTTGACGACGCCCTGCAGACCCTGGAGGGCTCCGGGGTGCAGGTGCTTGCCAGCGGGCCGGTGCCCCCCAACCCCTCGGAGCTGCTCCAGTCGCAGGCGATGGCCGAGCTGGTGACCGACCTGCGGGAGCGCTTCGACATCGTGCTGCTCGATGCCCCGCCCCTGCTGCCGGTCACCGACTCCGCGCTGCTGGCCGCGCAGGTCGACGGGTTGCTCCTGGTCACCCGGCACGGCAAGACCACCCGGGACCAACTCGCCCATGCGCTGGACCGGTTGGCCCAGGTCGATGCCAAGCCCGTCGGTGTCGTCATCAACATGGCGCCGGCGAAGAAGTCCGCCCGAGGTTATGGCTACGGGTACGGCTACGGGTACGGGCCCCAGCAGCCCGGTCAGGAGCCCTCGCGGTCCGACGCCCGCAAGGAGCGCAGGGCCGCGGCTCGTGCCGCCTCGACCCGGGGCAAGCGCATCAAGGCCTGACCCTGCCCCTCCACCGGTCCGGCCTGCCTGGGTCGGCCGGTGAGTCCCCGGGGTTGCTGGATGGGGCGGGCCGGTCTGCCCACGGACCGGGGCCCGCACGGGGTGTCGTTCCGCGCCAAGGCGGGCTGTCGTGTGGGGCTCTGCGAGAGGGCCCACCCAGATGCAACGAACCGCTGCTGGTGGTGGTGTGACGCGTCATGTGCTCGGCCCGATGCGTCGGCGCCGCTCCGCAAGCGCGGACCGAGTGCGCACGACGTACTGAGCCCGCACCCGGCGCAT
This window encodes:
- a CDS encoding polysaccharide biosynthesis tyrosine autokinase, giving the protein MELKDYWLTIRRRWVLVLLTFVVVLGGTAAFTALTTPLYSSQVSLYVGAQSRDISSAATGGQFTSQQIASYAEIAAQTSTAEQVADALGGQVDAETIAREVEATVSPETTNLVLTVTDPDPTQARDIAAAYGTVVSNQVEALETPVGRDTPIVAVTVTQSADVNTTPVSPNIVRNLGLGAVLGLLLGIGLAVLRDLLDTSVSSVEDVQQVTAAPILGHINSDAAAVKKDPEVALREPTPWAEAFRVLRTNMQFVEVDHDKRMFVISSPLPGEGKSTTTVNLAITLAAAGQSVALVDCDLRRPMLATRLGVDGAVGTTSVLIGQVKLDDALQTLEGSGVQVLASGPVPPNPSELLQSQAMAELVTDLRERFDIVLLDAPPLLPVTDSALLAAQVDGLLLVTRHGKTTRDQLAHALDRLAQVDAKPVGVVINMAPAKKSARGYGYGYGYGYGPQQPGQEPSRSDARKERRAAARAASTRGKRIKA